From a region of the Vagococcus coleopterorum genome:
- a CDS encoding AAA family ATPase, producing the protein MNHINKNLPNLIKAAFENDIETVELSSLNIIRALKKEDEDTAKKISALLSNYRSGASLTRAFGQEPVPRDEEGLNSLVKLENNEDFSSKIFLSKKYEETIDNFLKNREHMEKLIDFGIAPSNSLLLYGEPGVGKTFLAKYISNKTQLPLITLDLSSTISSYLGKTGKNIKEVLDYAKRSPSILFLDEFDAIAKRRDDSSDLGELKRTVNVLLKELETWPFDCILIAATNHPELLDNAIWRRFDLKIEVEKPDKSLRLKLWKYYLDRGVVEINDDFIFFLSSTLTDVSPSDIEQISSSSLQKQIVSGGSIETNTIKSIIETNVISEHNLKKKLVVALKKEYEKNATQRDLAKLTGFPLSSINRYLKEEE; encoded by the coding sequence ATGAATCATATAAATAAAAATCTCCCAAATCTAATTAAGGCTGCGTTTGAAAATGATATTGAGACAGTTGAATTATCTTCTCTTAACATTATTCGCGCTCTAAAGAAAGAGGATGAAGATACTGCAAAAAAAATTTCAGCCCTTCTATCTAATTACAGATCAGGTGCTTCTTTAACAAGAGCTTTTGGTCAAGAACCAGTACCGAGAGATGAAGAAGGATTAAACAGTCTCGTAAAACTAGAGAATAACGAAGACTTTTCTTCAAAAATTTTTCTTTCAAAAAAATATGAAGAAACTATAGATAACTTTTTAAAAAATAGGGAGCACATGGAAAAACTCATTGATTTTGGAATTGCTCCTTCTAATAGTTTACTTCTTTACGGAGAACCAGGTGTTGGTAAAACATTTTTGGCCAAATATATTTCCAATAAAACTCAATTACCACTTATTACCTTGGACTTATCTTCCACAATTTCAAGCTATCTTGGGAAAACTGGGAAAAATATTAAAGAGGTTTTAGATTACGCTAAACGATCCCCTTCTATCCTATTTTTAGATGAATTTGATGCAATTGCTAAAAGAAGAGATGATTCTAGTGATCTTGGAGAATTAAAAAGAACCGTAAACGTTCTTTTAAAAGAGTTAGAAACTTGGCCATTCGATTGTATTCTAATTGCAGCAACAAACCATCCTGAACTTTTGGACAACGCAATTTGGAGAAGATTCGATTTGAAAATTGAAGTTGAAAAACCAGATAAATCACTTAGACTCAAACTTTGGAAATATTATTTAGATAGAGGAGTTGTTGAAATAAATGATGACTTCATCTTTTTTTTAAGTTCCACATTAACTGATGTTTCCCCTTCTGACATTGAACAAATCAGTTCTAGTTCATTACAAAAACAAATTGTTTCTGGCGGAAGCATAGAAACAAATACCATCAAGAGTATCATCGAAACAAATGTAATTTCTGAACATAACTTAAAGAAAAAATTAGTTGTGGCACTAAAAAAAGAGTATGAAAAAAATGCTACTCAAAGAGATTTAGCAAAATTAACAGGATTTCCATTATCTTCAATAAATAGATATTTAAAAGAGGAGGAATAA
- the sufB gene encoding Fe-S cluster assembly protein SufB, with product MSEEFEPIEVPELEEYKYGFHDDVTSVYETGKGLSEDIVREISAIKEEPEWMLDFRLKSLAAFNKMHMQEWGPDLSDIDFEALTYYKKASDEPARDWDDVPDKIKETFERIGIPEAERKYLAGASAQYESEVVYHNMKEEFSKLGIVFTDTDSALKEYPDLFKEYFAKLVPPTDNKLAALNSAVWSGGTFIYVPKNVKVDVPLQTYFRINGENMGQFERTLIIVDEGASVHYVEGCTAPTYSTNSLHAAIVEIFTRKDAYCRYTTIQNWSDNVYNLVTKRAKAYEGATVEWIDGNLGAKTTMKYPSVYLDGPGARGTMLSIAFAGEGQIQDTGAKMIHNAPNTSSSIVSKSIAKDGGEVNYRGQVTFGKKSAGSISHIECDTIIMDDKSKSDTIPFNEIHNSQVALEHEAKVSKISEEQLYYLMSRGLSEGEATEMIVMGFVEPFTKELPMEYAVELNRLIQYEMEGSVG from the coding sequence ATGAGTGAAGAATTTGAACCAATTGAAGTCCCTGAGTTAGAGGAATATAAATACGGGTTTCACGATGATGTCACATCAGTCTATGAAACAGGGAAAGGGTTATCTGAAGATATCGTTCGCGAGATTTCTGCCATCAAAGAAGAACCAGAATGGATGTTAGATTTCCGCTTGAAATCTTTAGCAGCCTTCAATAAAATGCATATGCAAGAGTGGGGACCTGATCTATCAGATATCGATTTTGAAGCCCTAACTTATTATAAAAAAGCCAGTGACGAGCCAGCTCGTGATTGGGATGATGTACCAGATAAAATCAAAGAAACCTTTGAACGTATCGGGATTCCCGAAGCAGAACGTAAATACTTAGCTGGCGCTTCAGCCCAGTATGAATCAGAAGTGGTTTACCACAACATGAAAGAAGAGTTTTCTAAATTAGGAATCGTCTTCACAGATACGGATTCTGCCTTGAAAGAATACCCAGATTTATTTAAAGAGTACTTTGCTAAATTAGTGCCACCAACTGACAACAAGCTAGCTGCTTTAAACTCAGCGGTTTGGTCAGGTGGAACATTTATCTATGTACCGAAAAATGTTAAAGTTGATGTGCCATTACAAACTTACTTCCGTATTAACGGTGAGAACATGGGACAATTTGAGCGTACCTTAATCATCGTAGACGAAGGCGCAAGCGTTCACTACGTAGAAGGTTGTACCGCTCCGACTTATTCAACAAACAGCTTACACGCTGCCATCGTTGAGATTTTTACGCGTAAAGATGCCTACTGTCGTTACACAACAATCCAAAACTGGTCTGACAACGTTTATAACTTGGTAACAAAACGTGCCAAAGCTTATGAAGGTGCCACAGTGGAATGGATTGATGGTAACTTAGGTGCTAAAACAACAATGAAATATCCAAGTGTTTACTTAGATGGACCTGGTGCTCGTGGAACGATGTTATCAATCGCTTTCGCTGGTGAAGGTCAAATCCAAGATACAGGTGCGAAGATGATTCACAACGCACCAAATACATCATCATCAATTGTTTCTAAATCAATTGCCAAAGATGGTGGAGAAGTGAACTACCGTGGACAAGTAACCTTCGGCAAGAAGAGTGCTGGCTCAATCTCACATATTGAATGTGATACGATCATCATGGATGATAAATCTAAGAGTGATACGATTCCGTTCAATGAGATTCACAACAGCCAAGTTGCCTTAGAGCACGAAGCGAAAGTCTCAAAAATTTCAGAAGAACAATTATACTACTTAATGAGCCGAGGCCTATCAGAAGGCGAAGCCACAGAGATGATTGTTATGGGATTCGTAGAACCATTTACAAAAGAACTCCCAATGGAATACGCAGTAGAATTAAACCGCCTGATTCAGTACGAAATGGAAGGTAGCGTTGGATAA
- a CDS encoding GNAT family N-acetyltransferase gives MDFYKAQIPNFLDYVELRVWSIDRLQPIGFSGTSDNVLDMLFLNPEKIGGGYGHQILTWLIENKQINKIDVNEQNHRTKDFYLKHGFKIVSRSERDSFDNPYPIIHLEQ, from the coding sequence TTGGATTTTTATAAAGCGCAAATACCAAACTTTCTAGATTATGTCGAATTACGTGTCTGGTCTATCGACAGGCTGCAGCCAATCGGTTTCAGCGGAACAAGCGATAATGTATTAGATATGTTATTCCTTAATCCTGAAAAAATAGGTGGTGGGTATGGCCATCAGATTTTAACTTGGTTAATTGAAAATAAACAAATTAATAAAATTGATGTTAACGAACAAAACCATCGTACGAAAGATTTTTATTTGAAGCATGGCTTTAAAATTGTTTCAAGAAGTGAACGAGATAGTTTTGATAACCCATATCCCATTATACATTTAGAACAATAA
- a CDS encoding S8 family peptidase, giving the protein MSNERRPILGRGENLVEPITKSSGGGPKKYPRSYSEALELVTSNLKQLESEITKIPEEKRMNKIVVTVRLHEDFLAKSYTPETFFRNLNYENIGSRKWITDSGKESKMNFIKLDPNNIDNNIKTLTSFNTKSFKDDLRKIEEINILNVDETVLGFEESWDNGRVELVLHPFEETQLVLEKLYSLLDLTAEQRQKVKYKKYDNGPLFVSTIISKDKLKNVAEFNPLRTVHPLKVEVNSFSKDPFIVKVKEPVAPPIPTKKIGIIDGGVNLGNPFFSSYVTQNFEVASPPSNMFTQHGSNVASMALYGDLYGMKKDEQLMPPILGIESIRVFPTSDSDDIDLYESIDLIEEAVPKLKDVDVFNVSVGPIGNILDDDISRFTTALDQLSYDYKKLFTVAVGNTGSKPSPLNRIQSPADMVNGIGVGSYSINQGGDYSRAIYSSVGFGREGCKIKPDLCEHGGSTSRPLQVLNSDSFSMNNVMGTSFSAPVVAKKAAELMLKSKDVGVLTARALLTQNASNEIQEVNHELGYGACISRTDDILTCSKNKVTILYNNEMSVKNSAKLRIPLPQNSSAKKYKISWTIVSDTQPNPLFAEGYTSTALEDTFYPNENKFNYRLGKTSYARNIVHQSKEIQELKAKGFNQSTIQASSTPMKFASEADRRNEQKWDTVVKRSKVCLAKTLDYPFLTVHALDRETTKTRVRYSVAITVEALNYNGDLYDEIMNEYRVLQPINVQLENELRISNKF; this is encoded by the coding sequence ATGTCAAATGAACGTAGACCTATTCTTGGTCGTGGCGAAAACCTAGTAGAGCCAATTACTAAAAGCAGTGGTGGTGGGCCAAAAAAATACCCCCGTTCTTATTCTGAAGCATTAGAATTAGTTACTTCAAATTTGAAACAGTTAGAATCAGAGATAACAAAAATACCTGAAGAAAAAAGAATGAATAAAATTGTTGTTACTGTTCGTTTACATGAGGATTTCCTCGCTAAGTCTTACACACCTGAAACTTTTTTTAGAAACTTAAATTACGAAAATATTGGTTCTCGAAAATGGATTACCGACTCTGGAAAAGAAAGTAAAATGAATTTTATCAAACTTGACCCTAATAATATAGATAATAATATTAAAACTTTGACGTCATTTAATACGAAAAGCTTCAAAGATGATTTAAGAAAGATAGAAGAAATAAATATTTTAAATGTTGATGAGACTGTCCTTGGTTTTGAAGAATCATGGGATAACGGACGTGTTGAGTTAGTTCTACATCCATTTGAAGAAACACAGTTAGTTTTAGAAAAACTCTATTCTTTACTAGATCTAACAGCTGAACAGCGCCAAAAAGTTAAATACAAAAAGTATGATAATGGACCTCTATTTGTAAGTACTATTATTTCAAAAGATAAACTAAAAAATGTTGCAGAGTTCAACCCTTTAAGAACAGTACATCCACTTAAAGTTGAAGTTAATTCTTTTAGCAAAGATCCCTTCATAGTAAAAGTAAAAGAACCTGTTGCCCCACCTATACCCACAAAAAAAATAGGAATAATTGATGGCGGAGTGAACTTGGGAAATCCTTTTTTCTCAAGCTACGTTACTCAGAATTTTGAAGTTGCCTCTCCACCTAGTAATATGTTTACTCAACATGGTTCAAATGTTGCAAGTATGGCATTATATGGTGACTTATATGGTATGAAGAAAGACGAACAATTAATGCCCCCTATATTAGGAATAGAAAGTATTCGTGTTTTTCCAACTTCAGATTCTGATGATATCGATTTGTACGAGTCAATCGACCTTATCGAAGAAGCTGTTCCTAAATTAAAGGATGTTGATGTTTTTAACGTTTCTGTTGGCCCAATAGGAAATATTCTGGATGATGATATTAGCCGATTCACAACAGCATTGGATCAGCTATCTTATGATTATAAAAAATTATTCACTGTAGCGGTAGGAAATACTGGTTCTAAACCATCTCCTCTTAATAGAATCCAGTCACCAGCAGATATGGTTAACGGAATTGGTGTTGGTTCCTATTCTATAAATCAAGGTGGTGACTACTCCCGAGCCATATATAGTTCTGTTGGCTTTGGGCGAGAGGGTTGTAAAATTAAACCAGATTTATGTGAGCATGGTGGCTCTACTAGTCGCCCTCTTCAAGTATTAAATTCAGATTCATTTTCTATGAACAATGTTATGGGAACAAGCTTTTCCGCACCTGTAGTTGCGAAAAAAGCAGCTGAGCTCATGCTAAAAAGTAAGGATGTTGGAGTACTCACTGCTCGTGCTCTCTTAACTCAAAATGCATCAAATGAAATTCAAGAAGTCAATCATGAACTAGGTTACGGGGCTTGTATTTCACGAACTGATGATATTTTGACATGTTCTAAGAATAAAGTTACTATCTTATATAATAATGAAATGTCTGTAAAAAATTCAGCTAAATTGCGAATCCCATTACCTCAAAATAGTTCAGCTAAAAAGTACAAAATTTCATGGACAATTGTCTCTGATACTCAGCCCAATCCTCTATTTGCTGAAGGTTATACATCAACTGCATTAGAGGACACTTTTTATCCAAATGAAAATAAATTTAATTACAGACTAGGTAAAACCTCTTATGCAAGGAATATTGTTCATCAATCTAAAGAAATACAAGAATTGAAAGCGAAAGGGTTTAATCAAAGTACTATTCAAGCTAGTTCAACACCAATGAAATTTGCCTCTGAAGCAGATAGAAGAAACGAGCAAAAATGGGACACTGTGGTAAAACGAAGTAAAGTTTGTCTCGCCAAAACTTTAGATTACCCTTTCTTGACAGTTCATGCTCTAGATAGAGAAACTACTAAAACACGTGTAAGATATAGCGTAGCCATCACAGTCGAAGCATTAAATTATAATGGCGATCTATATGATGAAATCATGAATGAGTATCGGGTTCTTCAACCAATTAATGTACAACTTGAAAATGAATTGCGAATTTCAAATAAGTTTTAG
- a CDS encoding sacsin N-terminal ATP-binding-like domain-containing protein — translation MRIKGQIEKTFQENSIYAQPMQAVNQASSLNALSSDLYTDSKRFIYELLQNADDSCKNDKPIKVWIKIFGDNLVIAHSGSPFTKRDVQGICNINNGTKKTDISKTGYKGIGFKSVFGQSDKVTIYTEDEYFSFDANYQFEWAWEDTKEHWETNNDREFQFPWQIIPIYTESKDISKSINQFVKDDEVKVATIIHMKNIHETSEAIQSLANNLNVFLFLKNICEINFDLEEKNSIKIDRSVENRISLQKNNEAPIDWLINTIQLKVPQNVKYEMQDERNVPDKLLKTEVIELALAAKIEADGIVKLSNHEKLLYSYLPTDETKYSLPVLANTSFLTSANRESLHTDSKWNQWLFKTIAVEIFRWISVLVLSEFKSEAYKLIPNKSVENDLGKAFNEGINEALKSVPFILSKQNELIKIENTIVDFTSLSDKKFIEKDSIKFFATNRGNTVLSVQDKQFAKNKQFFYDFKKMGAISFEWNDLKSFLSSKKFIETHTISNNIDLIKYIKIVCSSGKNMVITESFCSELPFIWDQKNVLNYPNRVCFPVAGDDNWNNPNNELSFVHQELQNWLVIDMDSRQWLEKIGVTERTDTTYIAQNILPNANSYITKDNAIQTIRELFGLYMKGELKKDLIIQLADLKLLTLNDTLCPAKMCYLSNYYNPRLKSEKILEKDIFVSSSYCENPLYKDEWKIFFKMLGVQEGISEIKYLNKSSTSSLVDSGIKNEYFESEDKYFKPYVTIFKADTFSEVITMNYINFIENNYEFSLGFWNDYIENFDNESLEIPARAYWGNQGRLGRRNGDAVGNYVPWLINNAKIIPTLLKKCEISSKVLLNTKEIKELSGKYLPVFSGPELNSDWRSFFNFKTALNVADYLEILKQISLDTDKNNYLKSENYERIQSIYSKLLIQCINWNTDDIETVKAWSRTEQLLNTKRQFTKCNSLKFFLDGNENVFQEQYIFMMLSAENREHPNLEKLLEYFQVKLLRQSEFELIYHQLEEATSLKEKLRRILPFFGIWIASEDNDSDVVNIVNELQAKVSDLEIYQSDQFEITYTGIDFTKGVNTHYNERKLYVTYPWNSNSVFLTLSEILCKYFCLNGYGKKLDFLLRSTQDEIQEYFEQEELEIPATLYNEFDSNTLIKNYPISNFADIEKVVNEKETTLEFFHMSKSDYEGLKYAERLISRSVENVLSHLEKLPEYDCSNYFKIATSIIGGIIKNGNEITVVARPSDNNQVLIYYTSEFDVLEYVDAELWYEDGTNIPQKITIGQLLKKTGVNRIPINTIELSESEIESLTNESKSEILEFNAVPYAPQKIAKIISSLANTSGGKLIFGMTEISPDLNEVVGLSKDFSVTEITKNAISLLSPIPNVVFDWAIHEDKSIFVIKTDKSGEDILLGNNKYVRVESQSVIEGKSEQITQLSAPRYTRTLAIIIAIEDYTKRENNQITKVKYAIDDALEFKKMLVESMNISKEDIVMIINENALKSNLENDLKYHFYNLTEEDRLIFYYVGHGFHDGITNYLSTFDMHPSNVIETAVSLKRILLEPLQKSKCNNALIFIDACAQMFQNPNERNNIKDINDEEIKLFSSEFPYYATFLSCQTGESSYSSDKLSNGIWTYHLVKALKGQVPEVLSNNKYITDISLQEYLSKSVAEYTKYELGYNQNPKSILDSSYTSVISEIKN, via the coding sequence ATGAGAATAAAAGGTCAAATTGAGAAAACTTTTCAAGAGAACTCTATTTACGCACAACCAATGCAGGCTGTTAACCAAGCAAGTTCCTTGAATGCGTTATCAAGTGATTTATATACAGATTCAAAAAGATTTATTTATGAGCTTTTACAAAATGCAGATGATTCTTGCAAAAATGATAAACCTATTAAAGTATGGATAAAAATTTTTGGTGATAATTTAGTGATAGCACATTCTGGAAGTCCTTTTACAAAAAGAGATGTTCAAGGAATTTGTAATATAAATAATGGTACAAAGAAAACGGATATATCGAAAACTGGATACAAAGGTATAGGTTTTAAATCAGTTTTTGGTCAATCTGATAAAGTCACAATATACACGGAGGATGAGTATTTTAGTTTTGATGCTAATTATCAATTTGAGTGGGCTTGGGAAGATACTAAAGAGCATTGGGAAACGAATAACGATAGGGAATTTCAATTTCCTTGGCAAATTATCCCCATATATACAGAATCAAAAGATATTTCAAAATCTATCAATCAATTTGTTAAAGATGATGAAGTAAAAGTTGCAACAATAATCCATATGAAAAATATACATGAAACAAGTGAAGCCATTCAAAGTCTAGCTAATAATTTAAATGTTTTTTTATTCCTTAAAAATATTTGTGAAATAAATTTTGATTTAGAAGAAAAAAATAGTATTAAAATCGATAGATCTGTCGAAAACAGAATAAGTTTGCAGAAAAATAATGAGGCTCCAATTGATTGGTTAATAAATACAATACAGTTAAAAGTTCCTCAAAATGTAAAATATGAAATGCAAGATGAGAGGAATGTTCCTGATAAATTACTAAAAACTGAAGTAATAGAATTAGCTCTGGCTGCAAAAATTGAGGCAGATGGGATTGTTAAACTATCCAATCATGAAAAGCTTCTTTATTCATATTTACCTACCGACGAAACTAAATATTCCTTGCCAGTTCTTGCTAATACAAGTTTCTTAACTTCTGCCAATCGTGAGTCACTTCATACAGATTCCAAATGGAATCAGTGGCTGTTTAAAACAATAGCTGTTGAGATTTTTCGTTGGATATCAGTATTAGTATTGAGTGAATTTAAATCTGAAGCCTATAAATTGATTCCAAATAAAAGCGTTGAAAATGATTTGGGTAAAGCATTTAATGAAGGGATAAATGAAGCATTAAAAAGCGTTCCATTTATACTTTCAAAACAAAATGAATTAATTAAAATTGAGAATACTATAGTTGATTTTACATCTTTATCTGATAAAAAATTTATAGAAAAAGATTCAATAAAATTTTTTGCTACTAATAGAGGTAATACGGTACTTTCAGTTCAAGATAAGCAGTTCGCTAAAAACAAACAGTTTTTTTATGATTTTAAAAAAATGGGTGCTATAAGTTTTGAGTGGAATGATTTAAAGTCTTTTCTTTCATCAAAAAAATTTATTGAGACCCATACGATCAGCAATAATATTGATTTAATAAAATATATTAAAATAGTATGCTCATCTGGGAAAAATATGGTGATTACTGAGAGTTTCTGTAGTGAACTTCCATTTATTTGGGATCAAAAAAATGTTCTTAATTATCCTAATAGAGTATGTTTTCCAGTAGCGGGTGATGACAACTGGAATAATCCTAATAATGAATTGTCTTTTGTTCATCAAGAATTACAAAATTGGTTAGTAATTGATATGGATAGCAGACAATGGCTAGAAAAAATTGGGGTTACCGAGAGAACAGATACTACCTATATAGCTCAGAATATTTTGCCTAATGCAAATTCTTATATTACAAAAGATAATGCGATACAGACAATCAGAGAATTGTTCGGTTTATATATGAAAGGTGAATTAAAAAAAGATTTAATCATACAATTAGCAGATTTGAAATTACTTACTTTAAATGATACTCTTTGTCCTGCAAAAATGTGCTATCTTTCGAATTATTATAATCCGAGATTAAAGAGCGAAAAAATTTTAGAAAAAGATATTTTTGTTAGTAGCTCCTACTGTGAAAACCCTTTATATAAAGATGAATGGAAAATATTTTTTAAAATGCTTGGAGTTCAAGAAGGCATTTCAGAAATAAAATATTTAAACAAAAGTTCTACATCTAGTTTAGTTGATTCAGGTATAAAAAATGAATATTTCGAAAGTGAAGACAAGTATTTCAAACCATACGTTACTATTTTTAAAGCAGATACTTTTAGTGAAGTAATAACCATGAACTACATTAATTTTATAGAAAATAACTATGAATTTTCTTTGGGATTTTGGAATGATTATATAGAAAACTTTGATAATGAAAGTCTAGAAATTCCAGCTAGAGCCTACTGGGGAAATCAAGGAAGACTAGGTAGACGAAATGGTGATGCTGTGGGAAACTATGTTCCATGGCTCATTAATAATGCTAAAATTATACCTACTCTTTTGAAGAAATGTGAGATATCAAGTAAGGTATTACTAAATACAAAGGAAATTAAAGAACTCTCTGGAAAATACTTACCAGTTTTTAGTGGTCCTGAGTTGAACTCTGATTGGAGATCATTTTTCAATTTTAAAACTGCTTTAAATGTAGCTGATTATTTAGAAATACTAAAACAAATCTCTTTAGATACTGATAAAAACAATTACTTGAAAAGTGAAAATTATGAGAGGATTCAGTCTATATACTCTAAATTATTAATACAATGTATCAATTGGAATACCGATGATATAGAGACCGTAAAAGCTTGGTCACGAACTGAACAATTGTTAAATACGAAAAGACAATTTACAAAGTGTAACTCTCTTAAATTCTTTTTAGACGGTAATGAGAATGTATTCCAAGAGCAATATATATTCATGATGCTTAGTGCTGAAAATAGAGAGCATCCAAACCTAGAAAAGCTATTAGAATATTTTCAAGTAAAGCTATTAAGACAAAGTGAATTTGAGTTAATTTATCATCAATTGGAAGAAGCTACATCTTTAAAAGAAAAACTAAGAAGGATACTTCCGTTTTTTGGAATTTGGATTGCTAGTGAAGATAACGATAGTGATGTAGTCAATATAGTAAATGAATTACAAGCAAAAGTTAGTGATTTGGAAATTTACCAATCTGATCAGTTTGAAATCACATATACAGGTATAGATTTTACTAAAGGTGTAAACACTCACTATAATGAACGAAAGCTTTATGTGACTTATCCTTGGAATTCTAATAGTGTATTTTTGACCCTATCAGAAATATTGTGTAAATATTTCTGTTTGAACGGATATGGTAAAAAACTCGACTTTTTACTTAGATCAACGCAGGATGAGATTCAAGAGTATTTTGAACAAGAAGAATTAGAAATTCCAGCTACACTTTACAATGAATTTGATTCTAACACTTTAATAAAAAATTATCCTATTTCTAATTTTGCAGATATTGAAAAAGTGGTTAATGAGAAAGAAACGACCTTAGAATTTTTTCACATGTCTAAATCAGATTATGAAGGACTAAAGTATGCGGAGAGACTTATATCCAGATCAGTAGAAAACGTGCTGAGTCATTTAGAAAAATTACCAGAGTATGATTGCTCAAATTATTTTAAAATTGCTACTAGTATTATTGGTGGTATAATCAAAAATGGCAATGAAATAACTGTAGTAGCAAGACCATCCGATAATAATCAAGTATTAATATATTACACGTCAGAGTTTGATGTTCTTGAGTACGTTGATGCTGAACTTTGGTATGAAGATGGAACAAATATTCCTCAAAAAATCACAATAGGTCAACTTTTGAAAAAAACTGGTGTAAACAGAATACCTATAAATACTATTGAACTATCAGAAAGTGAAATTGAAAGTTTAACTAATGAGTCAAAATCCGAAATTTTAGAGTTTAATGCGGTACCTTATGCTCCACAAAAAATAGCAAAAATTATATCATCTTTAGCTAATACGAGTGGAGGTAAATTAATTTTTGGAATGACAGAAATATCTCCAGATTTGAATGAAGTTGTAGGGCTTAGTAAGGATTTTTCTGTTACAGAAATTACTAAAAATGCAATTTCCCTGCTATCTCCTATTCCAAATGTAGTCTTTGATTGGGCGATACATGAAGACAAAAGCATTTTTGTAATAAAAACAGATAAATCAGGTGAAGATATCCTATTAGGGAATAATAAATATGTTAGAGTTGAATCTCAGAGTGTTATAGAAGGAAAATCTGAGCAAATAACTCAATTGAGTGCGCCTAGATATACTAGAACATTAGCTATCATCATTGCTATAGAAGATTATACAAAAAGGGAAAATAATCAAATTACTAAAGTCAAGTATGCTATTGATGACGCGCTAGAATTTAAAAAAATGTTAGTGGAGTCTATGAATATCTCTAAAGAAGACATAGTAATGATTATAAATGAAAATGCATTGAAGAGTAATTTAGAAAATGATTTAAAATACCATTTTTATAATTTAACTGAAGAAGATCGCTTGATTTTTTACTACGTTGGTCATGGATTTCATGATGGTATTACCAATTATTTATCTACTTTTGATATGCACCCGTCTAATGTAATTGAGACGGCCGTTTCATTAAAGAGAATATTATTAGAGCCTCTACAAAAATCAAAATGCAATAATGCACTTATTTTTATAGATGCATGTGCCCAAATGTTTCAAAATCCAAATGAGAGGAATAACATTAAGGATATTAATGATGAAGAAATCAAACTATTTTCAAGTGAGTTCCCTTATTATGCTACTTTTTTATCTTGTCAAACAGGAGAAAGTTCTTATTCAAGTGATAAATTAAGTAATGGAATATGGACGTATCATTTAGTAAAAGCATTGAAAGGTCAGGTGCCTGAAGTACTTAGTAATAATAAATATATTACGGATATATCGTTACAAGAGTATTTATCTAAAAGTGTGGCGGAATATACAAAATATGAGCTAGGCTATAATCAAAATCCTAAATCAATTTTAGATTCAAGTTATACAAGCGTTATATCTGAAATTAAAAATTAA
- a CDS encoding GNAT family N-acetyltransferase has translation MCNGKELIKKLLKEGTTMLKNQLATPQDYHLILSIWEKSALATHDFLSPNDLDFYKEQIPKFLDHVELRVWSIDGQQPIGFSGTSDNELDMLFLDPEKIGGGYGHQILTWLIEHKQINKIDVNEQNHRAKDFYLKHGFKIVSRSERDGFDKPYPILHLEK, from the coding sequence ATGTGCAATGGAAAGGAGCTGATAAAAAAACTTTTGAAAGAAGGAACTACTATGTTAAAAAATCAACTAGCAACACCACAAGATTATCATTTAATTTTAAGTATATGGGAGAAATCTGCGTTAGCAACACACGATTTCCTTAGCCCAAATGACTTGGATTTTTATAAAGAGCAAATACCAAAATTTCTAGATCATGTAGAATTACGTGTCTGGTCTATCGATGGGCAGCAGCCAATCGGTTTCAGTGGAACAAGCGATAATGAATTAGATATGTTATTCCTTGATCCTGAAAAAATAGGTGGTGGGTATGGGCATCAGATTTTAACTTGGTTAATTGAACATAAACAAATTAACAAAATTGACGTGAACGAACAAAATCATCGTGCGAAAGATTTTTATTTGAAGCATGGCTTTAAAATTGTTTCAAGAAGTGAACGAGATGGTTTTGATAAACCATATCCCATTTTACATTTAGAAAAATAA